In the Urocitellus parryii isolate mUroPar1 chromosome 1, mUroPar1.hap1, whole genome shotgun sequence genome, GGCCGGGCACACAGTAGGCTGTTGGAAATATTTGGGGGGATGGATAATGGCTCTATTCAACCATGTAGTCTTGGGCCAAAAGCCTTAACCTTCTGACCTTTGATTTCCCCCATCTATATAAGGGGATCATTGCATCTGCCCCATAGGATTGAACTCTAAATGGAACTCTAAATGGCTTAGCACATATTAGTAGCTCAAAAATAGTAGCTTTTGTTAGGGGCAATGGGGTTTGTAAGCAGGGATGGCCCAGCAGAAGTGCACTGACCTTAATTAAGCAGGCCAGGTGGGTTGTTCTGAACTGTCACTATTCTAGAGAACTTTCAGAAAGCTTCCTTCCCTTGGAAGATTGGAGAAAGCAAGAGAGGCAAGCATGTGGGGAAAGCCACAGGCCTCTAGCACAGGAAAAACATTTACTGCCCGTACCTCCACCCAGGCGGGCTCCTGGGTGGGGGAAGGTCACCAGGGGCTCATTCTGGCAACCTCTCGCCTTTGCCGGACTTGGTCTGGGTTCTGGAGGCGCCTCTTCTCCGAGCGGCGGTGCTGGACTCTGGTGGACTGCTCGGGCGTGGGGCCAGGAGCGCCCTGGAAATGGGCAATTTGGCGGCAGCCCGGCCCcgactgtggtgtgtgtgtgtttgtgtgtgtgtgtgtgtgtgtggtggggtatCGGAGTAGGGTCAGCTTCCTGCCCCTGCTCAGCACAAGACTGCCTTCGATCCAGGTAGTGCGAGCTGGAACCGGACAGAGAGGTTCGGGACTttggagagggggagggaagtCCAGGACGAAGAAGAAAGAATCCGTAAGGTCTGGCAGGTTGGAGCCAGGCGGGGCGGGGCGGTCGGGGAGAGACCCGGGCAGGCCTGGGTATAAATGCTGTGGAGGGGGCGGCCTCGGCGGGCACTGAGAGGCGCGCCGTGAGCTGCTGTCTCGCCTTGCCTCCCGGGCAGCCCCTGCGACTCCCGGGCGCGTGTGCACGCCTGCGCGCGCCCGGGCCCTTCCTGGCAGGCTGCTTGTAAGATGAGTGAAGAAGcaggtgggggagaggggaggcagcAAGCGAGAGGGCGAGGGGAGCGCGGGCGCTGATCGGCGCTCACTTGGAGCGCAGCGAGCAAGCAAGACGAGCCTGATTCCATGTCCCCCGCTGCCTCCCTGCCAGACGCGCGAAGATGATGGCCATGAACGCCAAGCAGCCTTTCGGCATGCACCCGGTGCTGCAAGAACCCAAATTCTCCAGCCTGCACTCCGGCTCCGAGGCCATGCGCCGAGTCTGTCTCCCAGCCCCGCAGGTACGTAGTGGAGCATAATTACCGCTCTAAGGCACAGTTTTTGACAGGCACTAGCTTCATGTTTATTTCATGTCGCCCAGAACAATCGCCGCTGTCTGAACCCCTCTCCTTGTCTCCCCTGCGCTCTCTCCCGGCGCTCTCTCTCATTCATGTCTCTGATCCACACGTCTGTTCCAGCAGAGCTGCTGCCTCCGTATTAATTTTTATGACCTGGGCTTTGAGGAGAGGCATCTCAGTTGcttgaaaatgtgttttaatcCTGAGTTGACAGTATTCCCTACTGACCGTGCTGTGCGCCTTCTCGCTTGCAGCTGCAGGGTAATATATTTGGAAGCTTTGATGAGAGCCTGCTGGCACGCGCCGAAGCTCTGGCGGCAGTGGATATCGTCTCCCACGGCAAGAACCATCCGTTCAAGCCCGACGCCACCTACCATACCATGAGCAGCGTGCCCTGCACGTCCACCTCGTCCACGGTGCCCATCTCCCACCCGGCAGCGCTCACCTCGCACCCGCATCACGCAGTGCACCAGGGCCTCGAAGGTGACCTGCTGGAGCACATCTCGCCCACGCTTAGCGTGAGCGGCTTGGGTGCGCCAGAGCACTCGGTGATGCCGGCTCAGATTCACCCGCACCATCTAGGCGCCATGGGCCACCTGCACCAGGCTATGGGCATGAGTCACCCGCACGCCGTGGCGCCTCACAGCACTATGCCCGCTTGCCTCAGTGACGTGGAGTCAGACCCTCGCGAGCTGGAGGCCTTTGCCGAACGCTTCAAGCAGCGACGCATCAAGTTGGGGGTAACCCAGGCGGACGTGGGCGCGGCTCTAGCTAATCTCAAGATCCCTGGCGTGGGTTCACTCAGCCAGAGCACTATCTGCAGGTTCGAGTCTCTCACTCTCTCGCACAACAACATGATTGCTCTCAAGCCGGTGCTCCAGGCCTGGCTGGAGGAAGCGGAGGCTGCCTACCGAGAGAAGAACAGCAAGCCGGAGCTCTTCAACGGCAGCGAGCGTAAGCGCAAACGCACGTCGATCGCCGCTCCTGAGAAGCGCTCACTCGAGGCCTATTTTGCCATCCAGCCACGTCCTTCATCCGAGAAGATTGCGGCCATTGCTGAGAAACTGGACCTTAAAAAGAACGTGGTGAGGGTCTGGTTTTGTAAccagagacagaaacagaaacGAATGAAGTACTCAGCTGTCCACTGACTTCGGCGGGGCAAAGCATCGGGAGTCGGGAGATGGGAGGGACGGTTATAGGAAACCCCAAAGTGTTTCCTAGCAGGTCAGGCTCTCTCCTCCGAAGCCACAGACCTTCCCCTTTATCCCGCCTAGTTGCCTCCCggccttctctttttctttttttctattcccacCAAAAAAGTTTTGGCGCTAGGGAAAAATGCAAAAGTGGCCGGCTTGGTGGGACTTGTGCTGTCCGTGGTGCTGAAACCCGCACTCGCACGTTGGACAGCGAGACCTCAGGGCAGGAGCCTCAAAGCAGAGGGTAGTGGATTGGTTCCGCCGCCCGACGATGGGGTGAAAGCGCCACTTTGCTaagagcaattaggcaagggGTGAAGGGATGGAAAGTAAgtgataaataataatataaagtatAGGATCTAAGTGGAACACAAACGTACTGGAGATTTATTAGAGTATATAAAATACACTTATGTTTCCAAAGGATAGCCTTATACTCCCTTCTCGGCCTAAATTCTATCCATCTTATCCTTGGGTTTGCAGTAAATTCTCAAAAAGTAGCATGGATTAGGTTCAGGGAAAGTGTGCGGAGAGTTGGGGGCTCTGAGCTGTTGGTGGTAAGTAGGGCTCCGGAAAAGTGGGCCCAATCCAGCGACTGAAAATGCTGGGATCCCTTGGCTATTTGTAAGCAGCAGCCACACCAGCTCTGGCCATCCTTCACGACCTGCTGGCGTTTGAGGGGGTAACTACCGCcggatggagggagggatggggagggagtgTGTGGGGGGATGTTGAGTTGGTAGTGTTCTGACCAGACTGAATGAGGACTGGTCTCAGCTGCTGCTCTTGCCAGACTGCCGGCTCAGTGCTCCAAAGTGACTGTAACTTCTCCGAATCATATGCAAGTCCTTCCAACACATCTAACCTCTTTGCGCTTTTATTACTGTTGTTGTTGGCATCAGTTGattccaattatttatttaactccgcttctttccttcctctttatgTGAGTGTCTCTCGTTGGAGGTTCACTTATAGTTTTGCGTGGGAAAAGGAGCAGGACCACCGACCTGGACTTTTCCCATCCTAGTCCCTCTGACCccatcatgttttatttattttttttttgttgctccTTGTAGTTTGTGTGTTGCGTGTGACCTTTGGTTTCATTCTCTGAATtgatgcaaataaaatattaagttttttcctctttctccccccttgaatttacttctaaaataaatgctttatttttcaacCCGAATCGCAGTAGTTTTCCTTCTTGGATGCTAAGGGTACTGGTCTTGGGAGgatttaaaagtgaaaatccaAAAGGGTTGGACTGTCACTTCCTGCCAGCCAGCCCCCAGCCATCTCTTCTCTGCATTCCTCTCCCCTGCAATCTCTCACTCTTACCGGGATCTCTTCCGGGGAGATCTGACTGTTCCTCTCCAGACCTCAACGTTTAAAGGCACTTTCTTCCTCACTGCCCATCGATCAGATCAGACTATTCTCTGGACTTAACTTCAATTCCAAACTTTGCACTCTGACTGGTGGGAGTTTCAACTCCACTCATTGGCTAAACCATCTTGAGGCTAGTTTCCCAACTTCTCTAAGCCTTCTTCATAAGATTCCTTGTCTACAGAATGAAGGTTTAATACCTGTTTCCCATGGTTATTGTCAGGACTAGGTGAGAGGGTTTACTTAAGACATCTGGCAGGTGATGCTCAGCACTCGgtaagaaacaaattattttaaaagattcaagTGATTGGAAAGAAGATGAGGGGATAcaggcaaaaagagaaaaaaagtggtCATTGGGGCAATTTGTTGGGATCCCTTCCGGGTCtccaaaaatttatttgagataGTCATCCAAATTATTCTCTCCATGGTTTAATCTCCAAAAGGTCTATCCCTCTCTTTGTGGAGGGACTGAGCAGATATGCTGCAAAGCACCTAGTTTATTgccctgcacacagtaggtgctcaaaagatgtcagtttccttctctttttctactCCCTCTAAAGGGCGGAgggagaaacatttttatttgtgaacCGCAGAAACGCTGTcgtgatttaaaaattaatgctaCAGGTCCAGGAGTCGTCTGAACATTTCCCCTTAAAGAGTTCTGGGTCATTAGACCTCCGCTCGAAATTAGGAGTAGAATAGTTTCCCCGAAATTAGGAGTAGAATAGTTTCCGTTCTGGGCAGTGTggcgcccccccccccgcatccCACCCCCACTCCACGGGGAAAGCAAACTTGTGGATAGCCCCTGCTTTCCGGGCCTCAGCCCCTCGCCTCCGCCTTAAGCAACAGCCCAAGTGATTTCTCCACCTCCCTTTCCATCGGGCGTCCTTTAATAATAAATGCCCTTATGCCATTACATTATATTGTgggttttgaaaatttaaaatacggCTGATGCAATATTAATTGCCTATAGTGGTATAAAACACAGGGCCGGAGCACAGCCGGGCTGCAGAGGAGGCGGCCATGAGCATCCCGTGCCGAAGCGAAGCGCTCCAGAAGGATGCGCCTTTGCTAGGTTTCCTGCAGGTAAGAGCCTTCGGATTTTCGGGCTTAGGAAAAAACCCAATATCTAGCTCCATTCTCCTTTTTGGAAAAGTTCCTTGGTGttgtctcaatttttaaaatcagcaacCTCAAAACTTTGGGAGACTTTTTTGGAGAGGTGGAGAGAGGAGTCGCTTGACTGCAACGCACTTGGTAACAAGTCTGAACTGCTCCTTTGCGCCTCATCCCTTTCAGGCGCCGGGGACCTCTGGCGCTCGGAGTATTTTGACCAGTTTATACTTCCAGGCCCCAGCTGCCGCCCTGCCCGCGAAGCGCtccaccct is a window encoding:
- the Pou4f3 gene encoding POU domain, class 4, transcription factor 3, whose translation is MMAMNAKQPFGMHPVLQEPKFSSLHSGSEAMRRVCLPAPQLQGNIFGSFDESLLARAEALAAVDIVSHGKNHPFKPDATYHTMSSVPCTSTSSTVPISHPAALTSHPHHAVHQGLEGDLLEHISPTLSVSGLGAPEHSVMPAQIHPHHLGAMGHLHQAMGMSHPHAVAPHSTMPACLSDVESDPRELEAFAERFKQRRIKLGVTQADVGAALANLKIPGVGSLSQSTICRFESLTLSHNNMIALKPVLQAWLEEAEAAYREKNSKPELFNGSERKRKRTSIAAPEKRSLEAYFAIQPRPSSEKIAAIAEKLDLKKNVVRVWFCNQRQKQKRMKYSAVH